The Bos indicus x Bos taurus breed Angus x Brahman F1 hybrid chromosome 10, Bos_hybrid_MaternalHap_v2.0, whole genome shotgun sequence genome has a segment encoding these proteins:
- the GJD2 gene encoding gap junction delta-2 protein, protein MGEWTILERLLEAAVQQHSTMIGRILLTVVVIFRILIVAIVGETVYDDEQTMFVCNTLQPGCNQACYDRAFPISHIRYWVFQIIMVCTPSLCFITYSVHQSAKQRERRYSTVFLALDRDPPESMGGPGGTGGGGSGGGKREDKKLQNAIVNGVLQNTENTSKETEPDCLEVKELTPHPSGLRTASRSKLRRQEGISRFYIIQVVFRNALEIGFLVGQYFLYGFSVPGLYECDRYPCIKEVECYVSRPTEKTVFLVFMFAVSGICVVLNLAELNHLGWRKIKLAVRGAQAKRKSVYEIRNKDLPRVSVPNFGRTQSSDSAYV, encoded by the exons ATGGGGGAATGGACCATCTTGGAGAGGCTGCTGGAAGCCGCGGTGCAGCAGCACTCCACTATGATCGGGAG GATCCtcttgactgtggtggtgatCTTCCGGATTCTCATTGTGGCCATTGTGGGGGAGACGGTGTACGATGATGAGCAGACCATGTTTGTATGCAACACACTGCAGCCCGGCTGTAACCAGGCCTGCTATGACCGCgccttccccatctcccacatACGTTACTGGGTCTTCCAGATCATAATGGTATGTACCCCCAGTCTCTGCTTCATCACTTACTCTGTGCACCAGTCTGCCAAGCAACGAGAACGCCGCTACTCTACTGTCTTCCTGGCTCTGGACAGAGATCCTCCTGAGTCCATGGGGGGTCCTGGAGGAACTGGGGGTGGAGGCAGTGGTGGTGGCAAACGAGAAGATAAGAAGTTGCAAAATGCCATTGTTAATGGAGTGCTGCAGAACACAGAGAACACGAGCAAGGAGACAGAGCCAGATTGTTTAGAGGTGAAGGAGCTGACCCCACACCCATCAGGGTTGCGCACTGCTTCTCGATCCAAGCTCCGAAGGCAGGAAGGCATCTCCCGCTTCTACATTATCCAAGTGGTATTCCGAAATGCCCTGGAGATTGGGTTTCTGGTGGGCCAATACTTTCTCTATGGCTTCAGTGTCCCGGGGTTGTACGAATGTGACCGCTACCCCTGTATCAAGGAGGTGGAATGTTATGTGTCCCGGCCTACTGAGAAGACTGTTTTTCTAGTGTTCATGTTTGCGGTGAGTGGCATCTGTGTTGTGCTCAACCTGGCTGAACTCAACCACCTAGGATGGCGCAAGATCAAGCTGGCTGTGCGAGGAGCCCAGGCCAAGAGAAAGTCAGTCTATGAGATCCGCAACAAGGACCTGCCCCGGGTCAGTGTTCCCAATTTTGGCAGGACTCAGTCCAGTGACTCTGCCTATGTGTGA